The following DNA comes from Meles meles chromosome 8, mMelMel3.1 paternal haplotype, whole genome shotgun sequence.
ctcccacccctgcctggtGAGCCCAGGAAGCCAGGCCACTGGTCCCACTTCCCCTTCAGGTCTTTAAAGTCCTTGGGAAAGTTCTGGTGCCTTTGGCACCAGATTGACTGATTCTGTGTATACGTGCTAGAGTCTCTGAATCGGTTCTCTAAGGCCAGTATTTTGTGAGCCAGGCATTTTCCACTCCAGTAAGTCTAAAGCCCCTGCAACCTGACCCGCCGTGTTGGAGATGTTCCAAGTACctgtgccctggggagagggaCCCTGTGCCCATTGCCTTCCCTGTCCCCAGCATCTCTTTGTACCTGGGCAAATCTTGCAACACTTCCCGGCCACTTTCTCAGGGTGATGGCAGGGGTACTCCGTGGGACAGGTCACCCGCTGGCAGTCCTGGTGGCCATCCTGACAGGTGCACAAGATGCAGGGCAGGGGTCCAAAGGAGCGGAAAGCTGGGTGCCACACCTCCCCATGGGAGTATGTCTTCCCGCTGTGCACACAGGCTGGGCCAAGGAGggcgggaagggaggagggtcagTGCCACGGACCTGGGCCAGAGTCCCAGGAATGGGTGGGGCCAGGAACTTGGGGGGCCCCTGCTCCACCGGTCTGGCCCAGCCACACTGCCTGCAAAGTGGAGGCCGGGTATAAAACTGGTCCCCTGTCCCTGCCTTCTCCCCTGTTGCAGCACTCAGGGCTGACCCCGGCCCAGAATGGGCCCAGTACGTTCTCACTGAAGGTGGAGagttctccccctgcccttcacGGGCACCTCTGGCAGGGGGAGTTCTTATACCCAGTTCTGTCCCTACCTGGCAGTGTGAGCTCAGGCAGGTCCCTTCCTGTTTCTTAGCCTCAGTGTCCCATGAGTCCCAAAGGGGCTGTGACAGGTAGCTCCACAGCTGTGCGCGCTGCCGCAGTGGGAGCCCTGCAccgagcctgctttcctccccttctgctgctccttctctgcACCATTCTGCCCATTTGCCTGCAGCCTCCCTCCGttccctccttcctttgcctttttctcACTGCTTCCTTCTATAGTATTTATTTCCATGTCTGAAGCTCCTCCAGGACAAGGACCacttttcatctctctgttctaTGCCCTCGATTCCCAGCAAAGACATGGCAGAGGCTCAGAAAATATTGTTGTGCTGCCCCGTGGTCTTGGTTCTAGGGCTGGTTGTGTGTCTCACTCAGTACTCTGAACCTCGATGCCCTTTCAGGACACCTCCAGTTTTGATGTTTTAGGAATCTACAAGCTCCTGGCCAAGTTGAGATCAGGGAAACACTGAGCTAGGGTGGGGGAGTTGCAGGGATGGAAGGCAGGAACAGTCAGGGCCCCCTTTTCCCACCTTAGGGATCAGAGGAGGTTCCCATCCCCACCTTTCTTATGTTTCTCCTTCAGGACAATCTTGACTGTCGTGCTGCCTGCCCCCTTCGGTCGGAAGTGGCGAGAGATGAATCCCAGAGGAGAGCTGAGACCAGTGGGGGCTGGGGTGCCCAggcctctctttctcccactgtCCCCTGAACACGGATCCTGGGAATGTCTCTGCAAATGGCAGGAAGGATGAGGATCACTGATGGCCCCATGCCCACAGAGGAGCAGCAAGACAGGCTGTGGTGAAGCCTACAGTGGAGGCACACGCTAGGGATGGAAAGATCTGGATGTGGCCTAAGATGTTCTCAGACAGTGAATCTTTGAAAACTCTCAGAGGACAGTGGTTTGGAAATCCAGCCTCCACCAAGCCCTTCTCAGGCCTGTCAGAGCCAGGGCCTTGGGGCTGGAGTGAACAAAGGGTACTGAGGTCTTGATCTGGGAGACACCGCGATCAGGGACCTGGGAAGCTTCATATTTAAGAAATGGAAGGTGAGGCTGTGGTGAGTCAACAGTCAGGGAATTCTTTGAGGAGATTTTGTTGATTGGGGAAAGGCTAGGCCTCTGAAGACCTCACCAGGCTCCAGAATCCCACAGGGCAGAAGACTAAAAGCAGGCCCCACCTGGAGACCcttggtccccagagcccacTTTCTTGAGGCCCTGGAACCTAAGATCCCGAGACCCCGCCCCTCCAGACCAGGTCTTGGGCAGATGGGCAGTAATAGCAAAGGGTCTGTGGTGAGGGTGGTGTAATGAGGCAGGAGCAGCACAGCTCATGGTTAGAGGACTGGGCAGCTCCAGGCCAAGGCAGAGAAGCAAGTGGGCTTATTACCCCCCCTCACTGATACTGAGTCACTCATATTCCTTCTTCTACAGCCCCTTCCTGCCCACATGATCTCTGAGTCAGAGACTGGCCAGACTCAGCCTACAGGAGCTCCCAGGAAACTATCCCAGGCCCCAGAACAGGCCCAGGTACATAGGAGGCTCCCAGGAAATGCTTGTCAAGTGGAATAGTGAAAAGACGGAATCGAGGAGCCCAGCCCTCTAATGGGACTTGCTCACGTCATGCAGTAAGTAGCTAATCAGGGCTTGGAACTAAGCCTGGGTAGGCTTCTCTTAGCACGCTGCCTCCTAGGGAGAGGATGGAATGGCAGAGGTGAAGGGGAAGCTTGCTAGTTCAGACCCCTGGGGAGTCCCCGAGTACGGAAGGGTCCAGGTGACCCAGGCTGAAGAGGAGGTGGAGTTGTTCCCCTTGTAGACACAGCACAGAGGGCGGTTGGGGACTTGAGTCAGTGTGTAAGCCCATCCTCCTACCCCTTTCCTCTGACCAGAGAAAGCGGGCCAGTTTAGATCATCCTAACTccagacagagatggagaggggCCGAGACagaggggaggacagagaggtAGCCCCCAAACAAAGAACCAGTACCtcaggggctgggtggggaaggCTGGGCCAAGACAGAGGCCATTTCCTCGGGGGGAATGTGCTGTCCAGAGGCAGCCTGAACTAAGGACAGACACAAGGCTATCTAGCCTTGGAAAGAACAGTGTCACTGTGTTTCTCAGGAAGGAAATCGGGCAGTTTGGGGCCTGCTCTTGTATGTCATGGGACTTTCTCCCAGGCCCCTGTTGACCCAGCAGCCATGATGGGagactggggagaggggctggaacaTGGTGGAACTCATGTTGCTGACCTAGGGGACAAATGAGAAATGAGGACAGTAATGGTACCACCtgccccagagtcctgggctttAGGCCGTGGCTACCAgcctccctcaccccctctccccatcctgtgCACTCACCACCCCATGCTGTGACTGCGTAGTGTCCTCTTCAGCTGATCTCTCACCTGACCCATCTGGAAACCCAAAGGGAAGTTGGGTCAGCCTCCACCTCCTCAGCCTTGCAGACCGGAGCCCTGCAGGCCTTCAGCCCCCCAGGCCTCATGCCACTTCTGCAGTCCCTGCACACCAAcaggtccctctgcccctctggggCCTCATTCCCACTTCCCAATACAACCTCTCCTCACCCTTGGGTTGACACATTCCCCACAACTGGGTTActgtctcagtttccccacactGATCTCCTGGTCACCATTAGGACTGAACTTGTTGGCTGGGCCGGCACATCTTATTCAGTGCCCATCATGGATGACCCACGGGCCCAGCATCCCATCCCTGCAGTCTTGCTTCGTGCAGCCCCCAGGGAAGCCACCCTATCCAGCCACACTTGAAGTCACCAGGCCTTGGTATACCATCCACTTGCAGGCACCGGCCTCCAGCCCCTCTGTCCTTTCAGTTGGAACACCCTAGGACTCTATCTTCCACCCTGCATGGTCCCAGCACACAAGACCCTGAGGGGTATTCTCTCTATCCAGCCCCCGCCTCACATACAGTCTGGTAGTCTTGGTTCAAATACCAAGAACACTGGAATCGGACAATCCATTAGGaatcacagaggccagcctctcAGTGCATATGTGATACTACCGAGGCCCAAAGAGGGGAAGGAATGGGCAGGAATTAGCTGGAGGAACCAGGACTAAACTGGAGTCACCTGATGCCTGGTCCAGTGCCCTTCCACAATGCCAACATCTGGAGAAGCGTTCTACTATGaagccctcccttcccccagtgctgcctcctccaggaagattTCCTGAACTACCTCAACCCACACGGTACGGTGTGACCATCTGTGCACTTGTTTCTGCCCAAGCCATTTGCCCTTCACTAGTTGAGGTTCCTCCGCCTCTAATAGTCCATGGCTAGGGCCCTGGGGTGGGCTGGATGGACACTCAGATCTAGGGACAGACTCACCTTTGCAGGCCTGGCAACAGGAGGCAGGCAGTGGTAGAGGTGCAGGGCAGCCTGGTTCTGGGCAGGTCATGAGACCGCAGTAGATCTGGCCTTCCTGACAGAGCAAAGGAGAGATTAGCTCCAATGAGGAACAGCCTTGGGGTTAGGAGAGACCCTGCCCTGGGGGCAAATGGCCTTGAGGTGTCCTTtgaagtgggagaaggaaggagcagCAGAGACTCCTGGGCAAGGCCCAGCGAGCTCAGAGGAGGGGTCCCCTGTACCCTCCCCAATTGGTCCCCGGCCCAGCTTCTAAAGGGTTTTCAGACCCTGTCTCTCCCTCAGCTCTTATAGCAACCTGGTGAGGGGATTCTTCCATCCTACAGATAAGGAGGGCCCGAAGAGGGGCCCGAACTGCCTGAAACCAGAAATCAGAACCGCAGCCTAGAAGAGCCGACTGGAGCCCAGCCTGCAGACTTTTTCTGCTGAAGTCAACACCCTCCTCCCTTGACCTGGGACAGGGAatccagagagaggagggggatcCATGGGACACCCGTTGAGCTGATCTTCCTCTTACTGAAAACCCTAGGTCCCCAGCTTCAGGACCCAGCCTGGAGAGGCAACACTGCCAAGGAAAAAGCCTCCTGGGAATCCTTTGGTGAGTCACttctcttctctgggcctcactttcctCCTTGATGGAATGGGAGCCCTCCCATCTGGGTTGTAAAGAGCAAGTGAGGGAGTGGTTGTGAAAACCCTTTTCAAACCGGAAGGCATGATGTCCCTGGCAGGAAGTGACATCAACCTCGAGTCCTTTCCCTATGCCTTTTGCAGTGAGGCTCAGAAGTAGGCCAGGGGTCAAGCCAGTCCCATTCAaacaaggaagagaagaaagaaggggagaccCCAGCGTCCAAGGAGAAGGGACAAGGAATCATAAGAATGTTCTCACCACCCCACCGCCATGCCATCATTCTGTCTCCTCCCACAGACTCCTCCTCATCCAGGCCCTTGTCCTTTACGGGAAGCAGCACAATACAGGGAAGAAGGGAATGTGAATTTTGGAGTCATGCGGCCCTCCTCTGAACTCTGGCCCTGCCacttaactagctgtgtgaccttaggcaagttacttaacggatctgagcctcagtttcctcatctgaaaaataagaaTGGTGATTGCCTGCTCTTAGGGCCTTGGGATGCTGTATGGAAATACAAGGCATCTCCGCGAACCAGCAGGTATGATATATTAGGCTGCTGGAAGAGGCTCAAGCCCTGTAAAAAATAATTGCTCTCTACGTTGATTTGTAAGTGGCCACTCTTTAGTATTTGGAAGTTGTTTGCTCTGCTGCACAGATACCTGAAGATTCAGAATCTCAGATGAATAGGATGACTGAAAGCCACCTGTCAGCCTAAAGCAGGGCCACACTTGAGCCCACCAAGGAGGAGGGTGGAGACTTTCCAGATCAGGCCCTGCTTGGCTTCAGTTTCTGTCCCCTGGGAACACTGCAGGGTCCGTTCTTCCTGTGCCTAAGCCCAACTCTGACCACAGCAGGAGGAGCTTAAGCGAGTTCAGATTAAATCCATTTGCAACGAGCAGTCTGACCTGTCTCTGTACCCCAGGACTGATCATTCACTCATTGACTTATTCATTCAGCAGTCATTATAGACatctgtgtgccaggccctgagctggTAGCAgcagaagatacaaaaatgaactGGGCATGGTCCCTCCATTCGAGGAGTGCAGAGTCTACTGGGGAACACAGAGATGGGCAAATGTGAGTATACAAGGTAAGCGTGCAGTATCAGGCAGCTCATGGGGATGCAGAAGGTCAGAGACGGGCAGGACATTCTGAAGCCCAGATGCTCCCTTCCCCCGGAGCCCATCTACTCTCACTTGGGTTTGACCAGGAGGAACTCTATTCCCCCTGTACCACACCACTGTGCCTTTCAGGCCTCTCTGTACCGGCCTGTGCTTAAGAGAACGTAGAAGGACTTACGGTACAGCTGCAGAGGACACACTGGTTGGGCAGGCGGGATGGGAGCAGCTCATGGGCACTGAAGATCTCTCCATGTTGGTACGTGGTCCCATTGTGCTGGCAGTACTTTGGGGGGGCCCGGAGCCCAGAGGGGGTATGAGGTTCtgcagttgggggaggggagcagaaaatgaaatttctcATTGCTCTGAAAGCTTTGTCAAAATTCACCGGGCCACTTTCCTGAAGATTCAGCATCTTATTCTATCTTGGCACTTCAACCAAGTTCTGGCCTCAGCCTTCCCAGCCAGTCTCCACATTAACCGATCGAGAGGTCTCGCTGATACCTACATCTGACCATGTCACTCCCTCTCATGGGTCCCCACCATGGCCTTTCAGCCCCTCAGTGTCTGAGCTGGCCCTGACAAGAGCAAGAAGGCAAGGCCAGAAGCTCAGCTGCACTGAGCCTAACTTGGTGGGGACCTGCGTTGGTTCATTGCCTTTTCAGTGAGCATATCCAGGAATCCCCTctagtgccaggcactgttctaggtggtGGGGATAACAGCAGTGATAACCCATGCTGAGTTAGATCCTAGTGGAGTCAGCTGGAATGATCTGGactggctctgtgcttggtgtaAGCTCTGTCATTCACTGGCCGCCACAGCCCCACTCCTCAGCACCTGCCAATTAGCCTGTCCTCATCCTGCCAGATTGTGGGGTTTAAGTCTCCAGTCCTGAGAGaacccactcattctctcaagaCACCTTTACTAAGCACCTTCTGTGTACCAGGCACCAGGCTAGGCATTGGGAATGGAGTGCAGAGTAAGACCCAGGCCCTCCCACCCAGAAACTCACAATGTAACTGGGTAGAGAGATGCTCCACAGGCAGTGACACTAGTATGGTAAGGGCTAGGGCAGATGGAGGCATCGGTTGTCAGCACAGACAAGGAGCCCTTAACTCAGGAGCTgggagcaggggttgggggctggtcagggaaggcttcctgaaggagccGATGGCTGAGCTGAGTCCTGGAGAACCATTGAgccaggcaggcgaaggggcagggagaaggagagaggagcacgGAAGAGGGAAGGGGCCAAGGCACAAAGCAAGGGGAGGTAAGGACTCCTGGAGTGAGCCTCTGCCAGGGAGGAAACATGATATCCCCCTCACCGGGCAGGATGAAGCTCAGAGCCCCTGCTTCCAGAGGGAAGCCAGACCCAAGGATATCTATGACCCAAGTCAGAGCCATGGTGAGGTCCCTACTGGGCTCCCGCATGGAAATGAGTCCCTTTACACACTTAGTCCACACAGGTCCCCAGCTCACCAGGAGAGCCCTGGTTGCACAGCCTGGAGACCATAGTCTGGAGCCATGTTTGATCACTTTCCTGATGCTTCTAAGCACTGATTTTCCTCTCGACATGGTCTCCCCCCTGGGTGCCCCTTGTTGGCCATTTGGTTACATATACACTTGGTTATGCCAATTCCTTCTCAgacttcctctcttctcctctcttttacCTCTATTTCCTAGAATTCCAGTCTCAGATGCTCTTAGAATCTTAAAATCATAGACATTTAGCATGAAGATGTGTAGAGTACCTGAACCTCAGCACTGCGGGGATTGTCCAGGGACATGCGCTCCAACTCCTTGGGTCATTCCCAGCCCCAGGGTGGAAATCCTGGCATCTCCCTACAGCCCTGCCAGCCCCGGCTCCCTCGTGCACTGACACAGGACACGTCCACTCCTTCTAGCACTGGTCAGCCAGAGAGGGTTGGGGCCCAAGCGTGCCATCCCTGGGCCAACCACACCCATGTTTCCTTCAGCCCTTTCCacattttctccctcctcctgctagCCCAGTTACTTAGGAATGAGAAGTTTGCTGCTACCCCAGCCCTCCTTGGGGATCCAGGATGTTTCTTCCCCTGAATACCTTTGTCACCTCCAGATCTCTGAAAGCTACAGTCTGCCCCCGCTCATTCCAGGAGCCCCCCTCAGCCAGAAGCCCACATTGGGATGGAGATAAGGGTCTCAGTGAgcaagggggaggaaggaggctacTTACCCACACACCGGGGACAGCACTGCTGTGGCTCCGTCACCGGCTGGGGACAGTGGACAGGTGGGCAGTGGAGGCGGTAACAGCTCACATGGGCACTCTGAAGGGGACACAGGGGGGTGGTCCTGGTTCCAAAGAACCGTGGCCTCCCACATGAACCTGTCTTCTCCCCAAACCCCATCCCAGCTGTGGGACACTACACTCATTTTAAACCTGTGACAGGAGAAAAGCAATCAACTCAATTTGTCtagtccctccccttcccctactcACATGCCCCACCATGGAGGGGGCTGCAGTGTGCATGGATTTGCACAGACCTGTGTCCCCTTCCTGGTGTTTGAGAAATAAGGTAAAAGGCTGGAGCTATTTTCACTTTGATCTTGACTGTTGTTGTTTTAGCTCAGGGACTTCATTCTTTTCCCTCTGGGCCTGAGCTTCATGGTTAAGAGAGGGCAGGTGACAGGGATGGGGACATGACTAGAAACCTAATGTGGAGAAGCTTCAGGGCTTCGTGATCTACTCCCTGAATCTCTGGGAGGTTTGGGTAACTTTATGCAAAGCTTCAGAGCTGGCACCAGCGAAGGAGGGGCCCAAAGTTCTTATGCTTCTTCACGTACAACAAACAGAAGAGACTggggcagagaaacagagagctagagagagggatgagcagaaagagaagagctGAAGAAGGCTACTGCCCCTGATAGACAGGGTCTGTCAGCCCAACCACCTGACTCTCCCCTCTGTGTTGTAATGAATCATTTTCATCAGTCTTGTCTATTCAACAAGGGTCAGTCCTAGTCTGTTCATCTCTGAATTGTCAGCTCAGCGCCTTGCTCCAAACCAGTGCCTGTTACAGTCTGGATGAAGGAGGGAGTGAATAAATGAGAGCCAGGAGAGGAGTGATAGAGGGCCTCTTTGTTAGATGAAGGGAGCCAGCTTTGTCCAACTGTGAAGTTGACAGGTTTGCTTCCAGGCCCCCTGCCCACCGAGTTTCCCCCCAGCACCTCTTGCCCCATGGAAAACTCTGGACCAGACACCAGGCCCGCTGGGGTCACTGTTCCTCAAGATGGCCAGATCGCAAGGACTCATCAACACTAAGGGGCATCTCAGAGTCTGTAGAATTGGTTTGAGCCCCAAAAGGGGCCTTCTAGAGTCTGAGCCCCTCAACTGAGTAACTAGAGTGGAATTCAAGGAACTGTGTGACCTGAAGAGTTAGAATCTCTCTCTTGATTATGGTGTGAGAGGAACCAAGGGATGGAGACAATCAGCAACGTACAGCCGGAAATAAGGCAGGGACAGGCAAAAGGTTGAATGGGCAGGGGACCAGGTGGGAGGCCTTGCAGCCAGATCAACTCTCAGGGAAGTCATAACTACCATGTACTGAGTGGGCACTAAGTAGGGGCTTtgtcttatatataaatatatgatctCTCTTTATCTTCTCAGCAATCCTCAGGGTAGGAACAGCTATCCACACTTCCACAATGAGAGAAGAGCCTCTGTCCTAGAGGTTAAGTTGCCTAAGACCGACAACTGATGAGCACTGTCTCCAGGATCTGGGTCCCTTCCATGATGCTGAGCTACCTCTGATGGCTGGGCGGggcaaggggtggggagtggcacTTGTTGGCTCAGAATCTACAGTGTGACTGCTGGGTGCCAGGCCCTCTTCTAAGCTCTGGGGACATAGCAATGAGACCAACACGGTTTCTGCTCTCCCAGAACTTGCATTCCTAGGAGTAGGAGATagtctataaaaaaataaacaagtaggaaCAAGATCATTTCAGTTAAATATatggtaataataaaaacagggtggtgggattgagttAACAAAGTTAGACTCTTTCAGTAACAGCTGTCAAAGAAAGCCTCATAAGGGGTCACGTGTATGTGATGGATGGCGGGTGGAAGGGACCGTTCCTGAGAAGATCTCGTGGGGGAAACATCGAGGGGGAGGAACAACCAGGTAGGAGTGAGGTTGAAGTGTTGGTGCAGGTGGGAGATGAGGTCTGAGAAAAGGGCAGAAGGTAGCTCCTGCAGGGCCCAAAGcaggaaatttgaattttattttaggtGCAATGAGAAGCTATTAGAGGGTTTTAAGAGTAGAAGAACGTGGTCAGTTTTATGTGCAGAAAAGATCATCCTAGCTGCTGTATGGAGGACAGACTTAGAGAGGGAACAGGGAGAGCCCTTGGGAGGCTGGTGTAGCAGCCCAGGGAGAGATGAAGGTGGCTTTCATTAGGGGAGCAGTGATGGTGGAGAGAAGTGGAGGGACTCAGGGTATATTTTGGAGATACCCGCACAGTGTGTATGAATTCCggggagggagaaatgaattAACGCCAGTGGATCACAGAACTTGGACTTTGTCAACTGGACCGCATGATATGTCTGGAATTTTCTGTTATggttttctttctgctctctggCTATATTTCATGAAGTTCTTTTTGTAAAGGCTGATTGGCCTCATATGTGCTAAGGAGAACCAAGGGGAGGCAGTTGTGGGGGGTTGTGTCCACACTGGAACCAGTGTTCAGCCTCGGGCCAACACAGGAGAAGGAGTGGAGAATCCGTGGGACAGATCCCAGGAGGAATGAGACCCTAGTGATGAGAAGCACGGGAGGGGCTGGTCCGCCCTCCTCCATTTCCCAGTGTCTTTTCAGAAGCTCTTCTCTGCTCCCACTTTAAGGATTGTCTTAACAATCTTAAGAGATCTCCTGCAGTCCTCTCTTGGCTTTGTGCAGGGAAAGACAGGCACCAAGGGGTTGGCTCCAGGTAAGtaccctgtccctccctccccacccccagcaccagCACCCGAGACAGAGAGCTGAGGATCTCACACCAACCAGGTTGGGCCCCAGGCAGCTGGACTAGAGCTATGGGTGTTGCAAGCCTCCCAAATCACTCCCCCTCCGTCCTTACCCCTCCACCCTCATACCTGACCTGAGAATTCTGGACCACATGGGGTCTTATTTATTCTGCCTAGTTGATGGTACAAGGCTCTATGGAGGGTGCTGGGATAGGATCATTGAGGGTGTTGAGGGGAGGTGAGCCAGAGGATCTGGTCTCTGGCCCAGTTCATTCAGCCTCTGGCAGCAAATTGGGCCCGAGTGAGCACCTAGGAAGGTCTGCCTTCAGGGGTTCCATGTAGGAGGGTCAGTGACTGACAGGCACCGATAACTGTCATCCTTGGCCAATAGTGATCAGGAGGAAGGGACTGAGAAACTTATGTGGCATCCCAGAAGAAGACACCCTTGTGGGTGAGGCAACAAATAAGGCTATTGGTGGGGATGGCTTGCAGGTGAAGCCTTGAAGGACCAATATTCGCGCTAGTGGCCTTGGGAGGACATGTCCTGAGGCCAGGCGCAAGAGAGGTGGCTGGAAAAAAGGGcacaaggaaaggaaggaaagagaggtcaGGGCAGAGAGGCTCTTGTCCTGGGACACAGGCGAGGCCGGCAGCAGCAAAGGGGAAGGAAGGCTGGCTGAGACCCAGCTCCCCAGCCAGGTCCCGCCACTGACACGCAGTGTGACTTAACCTCTGGCAGGTGCACAGAAACTCCCATATATTGAGTACTCGCTGGTGAAGCGGCATGGCCCCCCTCCCTCTGGGCCGGCATACCCGTCATAGGGGGCCAAGGGGCCAGAGGAACTTACCTCAGAACAGGTACAGCGCAGGCAGTACATCAGGCCCTGTGG
Coding sequences within:
- the CHRDL2 gene encoding chordin-like protein 2 isoform X2; its protein translation is MVPEVRVLSSLLGLALLWFPLDSHARARPDMFCLFHGKRYAPGESWHPYLEPQGLMYCLRCTCSESAHVSCYRLHCPPVHCPQPVTEPQQCCPRCVEPHTPSGLRAPPKYCQHNGTTYQHGEIFSAHELLPSRLPNQCVLCSCTEGQIYCGLMTCPEPGCPAPLPLPASCCQACKDGSGERSAEEDTTQSQHGVRHSQDPCSGDSGRKRGLGTPAPTGLSSPLGFISRHFRPKGAGSTTVKIVLKEKHKKACVHSGKTYSHGEVWHPAFRSFGPLPCILCTCQDGHQDCQRVTCPTEYPCHHPEKVAGKCCKICPEDKADPGPSDISATRCPKVPGHVLVHTSIAPSPDNLHRFALEHEASEQVEIYLWKLVKDEETEAQRGEVPGPRPHSQNLPLDSDQESQEARLPERGTELPAPHWHP
- the CHRDL2 gene encoding chordin-like protein 2 isoform X1, which encodes MVPEVRVLSSLLGLALLWFPLDSHARARPDMFCLFHGKRYAPGESWHPYLEPQGLMYCLRCTCSESAHVSCYRLHCPPVHCPQPVTEPQQCCPRCVEPHTPSGLRAPPKYCQHNGTTYQHGEIFSAHELLPSRLPNQCVLCSCTEGQIYCGLMTCPEPGCPAPLPLPASCCQACKDGSGERSAEEDTTQSQHGVRHSQDPCSGDSGRKRGLGTPAPTGLSSPLGFISRHFRPKGAGSTTVKIVLKEKHKKACVHSGKTYSHGEVWHPAFRSFGPLPCILCTCQDGHQDCQRVTCPTEYPCHHPEKVAGKCCKICPEDKADPGPSDISATRCPKVPGHVLVHTSIAPSPDNLHRFALEHEASEQVEIYLWKLVKGIFHLIQIKKVRKQDFQKEAQNFRLLTGTHEGHWNVFLAQTPELKVTASPDKATKTL
- the CHRDL2 gene encoding chordin-like protein 2 isoform X3: MFCLFHGKRYAPGESWHPYLEPQGLMYCLRCTCSESAHVSCYRLHCPPVHCPQPVTEPQQCCPRCVEPHTPSGLRAPPKYCQHNGTTYQHGEIFSAHELLPSRLPNQCVLCSCTEGQIYCGLMTCPEPGCPAPLPLPASCCQACKDGSGERSAEEDTTQSQHGVRHSQDPCSGDSGRKRGLGTPAPTGLSSPLGFISRHFRPKGAGSTTVKIVLKEKHKKEDKADPGPSDISATRCPKVPGHVLVHTSIAPSPDNLHRFALEHEASEQVEIYLWKLVKDEETEAQRGEVPGPRPHSQNLPLDSDQESQEARLPERGTELPAPHWHP